A window of Zingiber officinale cultivar Zhangliang chromosome 5A, Zo_v1.1, whole genome shotgun sequence contains these coding sequences:
- the LOC121980344 gene encoding uncharacterized protein LOC121980344, with amino-acid sequence MSREASVGGSGEASSNSGAAIPSVASTTSGTSYSKRLAVNAPGNRSDPGWKHGIAVDENPKKVQCKYCQKVINGGIYRLKHHLAGTQKDVGACKAVSDDVRKEMWKIVSSLQENSIKRAKEIEGRSSDSSPLGQYEDEEVEGAKRQRREIAKNPADLFKKRGVSSQTTINGIFKKNLREEACQGIASFFYNNAIPFHVAKSDEFKKMLDLVARHGIGFKPPSYHEIRVKYLKQQVDCTKEVIEQHKAFWKKMGCTIMTDGWTDKRRRTILNFLVNSPMGTIFLKSIDASDISKTADKIFKLMDEIVEEVGEENVVQIVTDNAANYKAAGEMLMGKRKRLYWTPCAAHCIDLMLEDFEKKIPIHKETIARGKKITTYIYSRTALISLLHHFTKEKDLIRPATTRFATSYLTLGCLNDNKGALIRMFTSKEWKSSQFAKTKDGKVIENVVMDKDFWKSIITCLRSAYPLIKVLRLVDSDEKPAMGFIYEEMDRAKEKIQAAFNGIKKSYLPLWEIIDARWDNQLHRPLHAAGYYLNPQFHYSPNFKADFEVKRGIYDCLQRMVESMEEVKKIDAQLEDFKYRKKFFGSAVATCGIETKTPAQWWESYGYEHPELQKFAIRVLSLTCSSSGCERNWSAFEMVHTKRRNRLKAKTMNDVVFVMANSKLAKKKELRKVNDYSIDDLASDDDWIVDDSENLDLDASNEDLVPVEEGPSSGAPHDDLELPSYDDDEVEEGGDAMEDAGDEEHMEDDYEFMNL; translated from the exons ATGAGTAGAGAAGCTAGTGTTGGTGGGTCTGGTGAAGCAAGCTCCAATAGTGGTGCAGCCATTCCAAGCGTAGCTTCCACAACTAGTGGAACTTCATATTCCAAAAGATTGGCAGTGAATGCTCCTGGAAATAGATCTGATCCAGGTTGGAAACATGGAATTGCAGTTGATGAAAATCCAAAGAAAGTGCAATGCAAATACTGTCAAAAGGTGATAAATGGAGGGATTTATAGACTCAAGCATCATTTGGCAGGAACACAAAAGGATGTTGGAGCATGCAAGGCTGTTAGTGATGATGTAAGGAAGGAAATGTGGAAAATTGTATCCTCATTGCAAGAAAATTCAATAAAGAGGGCAAAGGAGATTGAAGGAAGATCAAGTGATTCAAGTCCTCTTGGCCAATATGAAGATGAGGAGGTGGAGGGTGCAAAAAGACAAAGGCGAGAAATTGCAAAGAATCCTGCTGATCTATTCAAGAAAAGGGGTGTGAGTAGTCAAACTACCATCAATGGCATTTTCAAGAAGAATTTGAGGGAGGAAGCTTGCCAAGGGATTGCCTCTTTTTTCTACAATAATGCTATACCTTTTCATGTGGCAAAAAGTGATGAATTCAAGAAGATGCTAGACTTGGTTGCAAGACATGGTATTGGCTTTAAGCCTCCATCCTACCATGAGATTAGAGTCAAGTATTTGAAACAACAAGTTGATTGCACCAAAGAAGTTATAGAGCAGCACAAAGCATTTTGGAAGAAAATGGGATGCACAATTATGACTGATGGGTGGACAGATAAGAGGAGGAGGACTATATTAAACTTCTTGGTTAATAGTCCTATGGGAACCATTTTTTTGAAGTCAATTGATGCATCTGATATATCTAAAACAGCTGACAAGATTTTCAAGTTGATGGATGAAATTGTTGAAGAAGTTGGTGAAGAGAATGTAGTGCAAATTGTCACAGACAATGCAGCAAACTACAAAGCAGCCGGGGAGATGTTGATGGGGAAGAGAAAGAGGCTATATTGGACGCCTTGTGCAGCTCATTGCATCGATTTAATGTTGgaggattttgaaaaaaagaTACCAATACATAAAGAGACAATTGCACGAGGTAAAAAGATCACAACTTACATCTATTCAAGGACTGCGCTTATTTCTCTATTGCATCATTTTACCAAAGAAAAGGATTTGATTAGACCAGCCACTACCCGTTTTGCCACATCTTACTTGACTTTGGGTTGCTTGAATGACAATAAGGGAGCATTGATTAGAATGTTTACATCCAAAGAATGGAAATCTAGTCAATTTGCAAAGACTAAAGATGGAAAGGTTATTGAAAATGTGGTAATGGATAAGGACTTCTGGAAAAGCATTATTACATGCTTGAGGAGTGCTTATCCTTTGATCAAAGTCCTTCGTTTGGTAGACTCAGATGAGAAGCCTGCCATGGGGTTCATTTATGAGGAAATGGACAGGGCCAAAGAAAAGATACAAGCTGCCTTTAATGGTATTAAGAAAAG TTACTTGCCTCTATGGGAAATTATAGATGCAAGATGGGATAATCAACTACATCGGCCTTTGCATGCTGCGGGCTATTACCTTAACCCTCAATTTCATTACAGTCCTAATTTTAAAGCTGACTTTGAAGTGAAAAGAGGAATATATGATTGTCTACAAAGGATGGTTGAAAGTATGGAAGAAGTAAAGAAGATTGATGCTCAACTGGAAGACTTCAAATATCGAAAGAAATTCTTTGGTAGTGCAGTAGCCACTTGTGGAATTGAAACCAAAACTCCAGCACAATGGTGGGAATCATATGGTTATGAACATCCTGAGTTGCAAAAGTTTGCTATTCGTGTTTTGAGCTTGACATGCAGCTCATCTGGCTGTGAGAGGAATTGGAGTGCATTTGAGATG GTCCACACTAAGAGAAGAAATCGTTTGAAGGCAAAAACGATGAATGATGTAGTCTTTGTGATGGCTAATtcaaaattagccaagaagaaggaatTGAGGAAAGTCAATGACTATAGCATTGATGACCTAGCTTCTGATGATGATTGGATTGTGGATGATAGTGAAAATTTAGATTTGGATGCTTCAAATGAAGATTTGGTTCCAGTTGAAGAAGGACCTAGTAGTGGAGCACCTCATGATGATTTGGAGCTGCCTAGttatgatgatgatgaagttgaagaagGTGGAGATGCCATGGAGGATGCTGGAGATGAAGAACACATGGAGGATGATTATGAATTCATGAATTTATGA